A window of Trichoderma atroviride chromosome 3, complete sequence contains these coding sequences:
- a CDS encoding uncharacterized protein (EggNog:ENOG41): MEKPADTRDTADTTAAAAVAKHSKDEASPSPTSTPAKKPRIGSSPRAGSSPAEVAASPGSAPFIADLNPDATIEADDAASDAGYESDSASRASTSICSTVRDYEFENNRRYHRFQEGRYQFPNDEPEQEREDMKHAMIVHLCQGKLHYAPLDHPQKILDVGTGTGIWAIDMGDEYPEADIQGIDLSPIQPQWVPPNVSFMVDDAEAEWLIPPQSLDYIHIRHMTSSIRDWPTLLSRAYRALKPGGWIELQELKFQVKCDDGTLREGNMIQNFYETMESALVHFNVDLLAMRHNKKNVTEAGFIDVTEIPFKIPIGTWPKDPPAEDGWALQQEHDS, from the exons ATGGAGAAACCCGCAGATACAAGAGACACAGCCGAcacaacagctgctgctgccgtcgccaAGCATTCAAAGGACGAAGCGTCGCCGTCACCAACCTCGACGCCGGCAAAGAAGCCTCGCATCGGGTCCTCTCCTCGCGCCGGGTCTTCCCCTGCTGAGGTAGCAGCTTCGCCGGGCTCGGCGCCGTTTATCGCAGATTTGAATCCCGATGCAACCATCGAAGCCGACGATGCGGCCAGCGATGCCGGCTACGAGAGCGATTCAGCGTCGCGAGCCTCGACATCAATCTGCAGCACTGTGCGCGACTACGAATTCGAGAATAACAGGCGCTATCACCGGTTTCAAGAGGGGCGATACCAGTTCCCCAACGACGAGCCGGAGCAGGAGAGGGAGGACATGAAGCACGCAATGATTGTGCATCTTTGCCAGGGGAAGCTTCACTATGCGCCGCTGGACCACCCGCAGAAGATTCTGGATGTTGGGACGGGAACGGGCATCTGGGCTATTGACA TGGGAGACGAATACCCGGAAGCAGATATTCAAGGCATTGACCTGAGTCCAATCCAGCCGCAATGGGTGCCGCCGAATGTTTCCTTCATGGTTGATGATGCCGAGGCAGAGTGGTTGATACCGCCACAGTCTCTAGACTATATTCACATACGGCATATGACCTCTTCAATACGGGACTGGCCTACATTATTATCGCGGGCATATCG AGCCTTGAAGCCTGGCGGATGGATCGAGCTGCAAGAACTGAAATTCCAAGTCAAGTGCGACGACGGAACGTTGCGCGAAGGCAACATGATTCAAAATTTCTACGAAACAATGGAAAGCGCGCTCGTCCATTTCAACGTCGATCTGCTAGCTATGCGACACAACAAGAAGAACGTCACCGAGGCGGGTTTTATCGACGTCACCGAGATACCCTTCAAGATCCCGATCGGCACATGGCCGAAAGACCCCCCGGCTGAAGATGGTTGGGCTCTACAACAGGAGCATGATTCATGA